In the genome of Metabacillus litoralis, the window TTGCTCAAATTACAACAAACTTAGTTGCAAATATAATGCCACCAGTGCTTGTGGCAATGGATATTTTTAAGATTTCGTGGGAAAAGGCATGTGTAATTGTCGGAATATTAGGTATAATCACTTGTCCATGGTATATCATGACTGATTCAACTTTTAATCTATTTATCTCCATTGTCTCTGCATTTTTAGGGCCAATTTTTGCTGTGATGGTAGCAGATTTCTATTTAGTACATAAAGGAAACTACAATGTTAACAAACTTTATGATGTGAAGACCCTGTTTCCAGCATTTAAAGGGTGGAATCCAGCTGCAATTATTGCAATTGCTGTAGGTACTTGTTTTTCATTTATTAATGTTGATCTATCTTGGTTGTTAGGAATTGTTCCAGCTGGGGTTGTTTATACAGTAATTATGAGACTATGGATAATAAAGCGTGATGAGTATGTTAAAGAAGGATTTGAGCAGAGCTTTACACAATCAACTGATATCGAAGATCAAGCAGTGTAAAAAAGGGATTGGTGCTTAAGTAAACCTTAAGCACTGCTTTCATTTTAAAATATAAAGGGGATGAAATAGTGGAACAGTTAGATCTAATCATAAAAAATGGAAGTGTTGTTCTACCATCAGGTCTAGAGAAAATGGACATTGGAATAAAAGACGGAAAAATCACTGAAATAGAAAAAGCTATAACAAAAAGTACACTCAACATATGGGACGCTACTAATCAATACATTTTCCCAGGAATGATCGATGTTCATGTACATTTTAGTGAGCCAGGAAGAGAGCATTGGGAAGGTTTCCATACTGGCTCACAAATGATGGCTGCTGGTGGTTGTACAACATATTTTGATATGCCGTTAAATGGAATTCCCTCTACAGTTACGAAAGAAGCTCTTTATGAAAAAGCAAAATTAGGTAATGAAAAATCTTATGTCGATTTTGGGTTGTGGGGAGGACTCGTCCCGGGAAACGAATCGGATTTAGAAGAACTGGCGCATTCTGGTGCAATCGGATTTAAAGCATTTCTCTCAACTACAGGTAATAAAGAGTTTGAAGCGGTTGATGATATAACTTTACTTAATGGAATGAAGAAGATCGCCAAATTAGGGAAAATTTTAGCGCTTCATTCAGAAAGTGCGGCAATAACAAATTGGTTAAAAGAACAGAAGGAACAAGAAGGAAATATAAGTGCAGATGATTATTTAGAAACACGACCTATTATAGCTGAAGTAGAAGCAGTTGAACGAGCTATTTATTATTCAGAGCTTACAGGCTGTCCACTTCATTTTGTTCATATTAGCTCAGCGAAAGCGATTGAGAAGATTGAAGAGGCTAAAGCAAAGGGACTAAACATCACAGTGGAAACATGTGCTCATTATTTATTATACAACCATGAACATTTAAGGGAATTAGGAACTGTGGCAAAATGTGCACCACCTTTACGAGAAAAAGAAGAGCAGGAGAAGTTAATTACCTTATTAATCAACGGGAAATTCGATATGCTTACCTCTGATCATTCTCCATGTCCTTATGATTTGAAAGATCCTAATGTATATAATTTGTTTGAAGCATGGGGAGGAATTAGTGGTGGGCAATTTACGCTTTTATCTGCAATTGAGCTTGCTACTCGCTA includes:
- a CDS encoding allantoinase, with protein sequence MEQLDLIIKNGSVVLPSGLEKMDIGIKDGKITEIEKAITKSTLNIWDATNQYIFPGMIDVHVHFSEPGREHWEGFHTGSQMMAAGGCTTYFDMPLNGIPSTVTKEALYEKAKLGNEKSYVDFGLWGGLVPGNESDLEELAHSGAIGFKAFLSTTGNKEFEAVDDITLLNGMKKIAKLGKILALHSESAAITNWLKEQKEQEGNISADDYLETRPIIAEVEAVERAIYYSELTGCPLHFVHISSAKAIEKIEEAKAKGLNITVETCAHYLLYNHEHLRELGTVAKCAPPLREKEEQEKLITLLINGKFDMLTSDHSPCPYDLKDPNVYNLFEAWGGISGGQFTLLSAIELATRYQIPFEQVAKWTAQAPADRFGLSDKGQIKVGGDADFAIVSFEDSFTVTKENFFAKHKETLYIGHTFPCKIIGTINRGNIIYENGNILDQESYGEWVKPIKVEVKTS